In Trichomycterus rosablanca isolate fTriRos1 chromosome 4, fTriRos1.hap1, whole genome shotgun sequence, one DNA window encodes the following:
- the LOC134311416 gene encoding uncharacterized protein LOC134311416 isoform X2, translated as MFWFKKLWCCSSPADKDEEPHRPKPEKKEKKKKKWWQRLKKKARQEDTNVEEQQITGNEENAGMSTQVRLDQGQEPEVQVVQMKETNQVEPSSEDNQMMGNEENAGMNTQVLQDQGQEPEIQVVQMEEKNPVEPSMEEKKLIEGIEDPLEAVLEKIFRSSDEVVQQQKVQDEHVFIAPTFITQYKEYERLMETTIENEGMFDPAGAPVLPVYMLKMKRTSRWTVRPVMVLPSSQYVSSALLCSAALWRPSERPCSTGIVQKLFRHQNKNKVN; from the exons ATGTTCTGGTTTAAGAAGTTGTGGTGTTGTAGCTCCCCGGCTGACAAGGATGAGGAGCCACACAGACCCAAACCTgagaagaaggagaagaagaagaagaaatggtGGCAGAGACTCAAAAAGAAGGCGAGGCAGGAGGACACGAATGTGGAGGAACAACAGATAACAGGAAACGAAGAGAACGCAGGGATGAGCACCCAGGTTCGGCTGGACCAAGGGCAGGAACCAGAGGTACAGGTGGTACAGATGAAAGAGACGAACCAGGTGGAGCCGAGCTCGGAGGATAATCAGATGATGGGAAATGAGGAGAATGCAGGGATGAATACACAGGTTCTGCAGGACCAAGGGCAGGAACCAGAAATACAGGTGGTACAGATGGAAGAGAAGAACCCGGTAGAGCCGAGCATGGAGGAGAAGAAGCTTATAGAAGGGATTGAAG ATCCACTTGAGGCTGTTCTGGAGAAGATCTTCAGGTCCTCTGATGAAGTGGTGCAGCAGCAGAAAGTTCAGGACGAGCATGTTTTTATTGCTCCCACATTCATAACCCAATATAAAGAGTATGAGAGACTGATGGAGACCACGATCGAGAATGAAG gcATGTTTGACCCCGCCGGCGCCCCCGTGTTGCCGGTCTACATGCTGAAGATGAAGAGAACGAGCCGCTGGACCGTGCGCCCTGTAATGGTGCTGCCATCCTCACAATACGTCTCATCGGCTCTGCTGTGTTCTGCAGCGCTGTGGCGTCCTTCAGAACGTCCTTGCTCCACAGGGATCGTCCAGAAACTTTTCcgtcatcaaaataaaaataaagttaattaa
- the LOC134311416 gene encoding uncharacterized protein LOC134311416 isoform X1: MFWFKKLWCCSSPADKDEEPHRPKPEKKEKKKKKWWQRLKKKARQEDTNVEEQQITGNEENAGMSTQVRLDQGQEPEVQVVQMKETNQVEPSSEDNQMMGNEENAGMNTQVLQDQGQEPEIQVVQMEEKNPVEPSMEEKKLIEGIEADPLEAVLEKIFRSSDEVVQQQKVQDEHVFIAPTFITQYKEYERLMETTIENEGMFDPAGAPVLPVYMLKMKRTSRWTVRPVMVLPSSQYVSSALLCSAALWRPSERPCSTGIVQKLFRHQNKNKVN; encoded by the exons ATGTTCTGGTTTAAGAAGTTGTGGTGTTGTAGCTCCCCGGCTGACAAGGATGAGGAGCCACACAGACCCAAACCTgagaagaaggagaagaagaagaagaaatggtGGCAGAGACTCAAAAAGAAGGCGAGGCAGGAGGACACGAATGTGGAGGAACAACAGATAACAGGAAACGAAGAGAACGCAGGGATGAGCACCCAGGTTCGGCTGGACCAAGGGCAGGAACCAGAGGTACAGGTGGTACAGATGAAAGAGACGAACCAGGTGGAGCCGAGCTCGGAGGATAATCAGATGATGGGAAATGAGGAGAATGCAGGGATGAATACACAGGTTCTGCAGGACCAAGGGCAGGAACCAGAAATACAGGTGGTACAGATGGAAGAGAAGAACCCGGTAGAGCCGAGCATGGAGGAGAAGAAGCTTATAGAAGGGATTGAAG CAGATCCACTTGAGGCTGTTCTGGAGAAGATCTTCAGGTCCTCTGATGAAGTGGTGCAGCAGCAGAAAGTTCAGGACGAGCATGTTTTTATTGCTCCCACATTCATAACCCAATATAAAGAGTATGAGAGACTGATGGAGACCACGATCGAGAATGAAG gcATGTTTGACCCCGCCGGCGCCCCCGTGTTGCCGGTCTACATGCTGAAGATGAAGAGAACGAGCCGCTGGACCGTGCGCCCTGTAATGGTGCTGCCATCCTCACAATACGTCTCATCGGCTCTGCTGTGTTCTGCAGCGCTGTGGCGTCCTTCAGAACGTCCTTGCTCCACAGGGATCGTCCAGAAACTTTTCcgtcatcaaaataaaaataaagttaattaa